TTTTCCTCCAACAATCTATGAACAAATCTCCCTCGTTCTAGATCACCTAAATTAGCACAAGCATGCAAAGCCCCCATCATACTAACATTAGTTGGTTCCACCCCCTCATCCAACATCTTCAAAAACGTCGAAAACGCTTCTTCAGATTCCCCATTCTGCTCATAGCNATTAATCATTGTATTCCACGAAACAACATTCCTGCCACTCATCCCCTTAAACACCAACCTTGCATTCTTCACAGACCCACATTTGAAGTACATGTCCAGCATCGCTGTCCCAACATTAACCATAGACTCAAAGCCAGCTCTGAAAGCATAACCGTGGACAGACTTTCCAATCTTCAAAGCCTTGACATCCGCGAGGGCTGGCAAAACAGTGACCAACGTGATGGAATCTGGCTTCTGGCTAGCCTCCTGCATCTGCAAAACCAGCTGCACAGCCCTCCTGGCAAGGCCATTCTGTGCGAACCCCGCCACCACCGTGTTCCACGAAACCAAGTCCCGTTGCGGCATTCTCTCAAACATCTTGTACGCATCCTCGACCTGCCTGCACTTGGCATATAAATTCACCACAGCAGTCATGGCAAACAAATTTGACTGAAACCCATTAGTTATGACCATCCCGTGAACCTCCCTCCCCCTCCTNAGATCCAAACTGTCACCGCACAGCTGCAACAAGTAGGTGAAGTCATACACCACAGGACTCACCTCATCATACCTCATCCTACCATAAAACTTCAGGGCATCACGTAAAGCTGAGTTTTTTGCGTACCCTTTGAGCATGGTGTGGTAAAGCACGTCGAGCTTGTGTTCCACAGTCTCAAAGACACGCGCAGCTTCAGTGATGCTGCTGAACTTGCAGAACAGGCTGATGAGCTTGGTCTGGAAAAAGTGCTCGTGGTAGAAACCGATTTTGATGACAAGGGGGAGGATTTGGTGAAGCTCTTTGAGGGAAGTGCAGAGTTCTAAGAGTACGGCGGAAGGGTGTCTGTAGACATGGGAAGGGATGAAAATTCTTTGGTAAAGAGGGGCTGGCGTTGGTCTTTTTCTGGTGTTTGGATTTGTGATGTTGGGAATTGGTGGGGGGCGTAGAGTGATGAATTGGGTACTCATTCTACTTTGAGGAGTCTCACCTTGGACGCAATGCAAAGGTACCCAAGTTCCTTGGATTCATACGTAAGAATCGAACTTATGTCTGCATGAGCTCagacattttttatatatgcttTCGGTGCATTTGAAATGCATTAATATCCACTTGCTGAGACACTAAACGCACAGAGGAGCGACTACGACAGCGACGACGGCGAATGAATGTAGGACTTTCTGTTGAAAACGCTTTGCTCCGATCATCTTTTCTCCTTCGAAGCCTTGAACGCAGATCACCAAGAGCAGTGCTTCTTCTCTCCGCGTTTCAGAAGTCTCTGCGTTTTATCTCTCTTGTCTGACGCAAACTGCTATAAGGCAGTGTTatatcagagatattttttatctCTGCTTTTGTTTAGGCCTTGGTTTATTGGTTTGGGCCTGTAGCTTAATATGACTAgttaagatttaaataaataaatcttgattcaaatatttttatatacagGTGTCAAATTGACTTATAATTATGACTCaactctaattatttttttaatataaattagagTATAAGTTAAGTGAGTTTAACTTTTAtactaaaactttaattaacttcaatatatacataaaattatatattttattaaatagtctaatatattaataattttatttatattaaatcaatatttttatatcatgttattaaataaaatatataatacataattttgtattattgttgactataatctatttattaattttatcaaatttttattaaaaaaaacttaataaaatggTACATAATACATTGTAATAAAGATTTAAACATCACACAAGAAACATGGAGTCCAGCTAAAATGTAAgaatattgaattaattttaataaaatttgcattaaaatttaagtcatacactaaaaaaaataaacagcatataataaaaaaatctataaacttattcataaattaaacttttaaattgaaatatcgtatttagtttttatttagatttagatgaatttaattaaatatctatcTTACAtactttgaaaatatatttaaaggaaaattaaatatggttAACAAGTCAAGGATTTTAACCTGTTCTATTGTTGTATAACTTTATATAGAGACAAACAAGCAagattattaaaactttttacaaAGTCCATGTTagtttgattaaaatgttagtatatatttatttgacaaattaaaaatacttagatTCACGACAAATTAGAAGATATTACATCTTTtgttatattcaaaataaatatttttttttctaaaaacagAATTCATGAACTGATCCTAATCTACATAACTTTTGTGAATATTTTGGTTTGTTGACTTTTATTAGTTCTATAAATTTTTCATGGTATCTATCTTACATATGTATATACTAACCAATGTAGAAGATATTGAACTAAAATCATGATAAACATTTATGCTCAGAAATTATGAGAGAGTTATTGTAAACAATCTTATATTGGAATACATAAATAGATTGATTCTGAATTCCAAGGCACAGTAGAAAAGtagtataaaatatgtttattcaAAAGCAGCAGATGCAGGAGgcaaaggatgaagaagaaaaatatcaagaaGTTGATCAATGGAGGTATAGTTGTAATCAGGATATAATTCTGAAGCTTCAAGATCATCTTTTCCTAACTTAAAGTTCATGAGATATCCTCTGACAAACACACTATGGAGAATGGAAACTGGAATATTCTCTGGAGAAGGTAAAGCTGCACCAACATTCAACAAGTTTAATTTTaccataaaaaaagaaaaaaaaaatataattaaaatgaaaatgtaatctaattatagtgaaaaaaaatctaattataatgaaaatttaatttccaATGTTGAAGAGTGAATATATAGAACTTGAGAATAAAAGATAACTTAAATGAAACGATAAACATACATGTTCCTACTGAGACATATTAAAGAACATGATTGAATAAagtcttttttattatagaGTAACCCTACTTACAcatatttaagttatatttacatattataaatgaatctcgtagttattatttattatatagttattacACTCTCCAtgtaagtattattttaaaattaaaatagatcaaCACTTCATgttaattctataaataaaagtactaACAATAAATCATCATTTGAATCTCGTTACTTGTTCATAAATCTATGCTCAAGATCTAgataagaaaactaaaaaatttgattattgttCCATATGACTGTCCGATCAACCTTGAACCAAATATTCTAAAACATTAGTCATACTACAAACACAACCACCATAGTGCAAACACAACCATACATTACTCTTAACACGGTACTATTGTGACCAACCAACCAAACGGTCAATTTATAGAACAATTACCCCAACACTAATCAATATAAgacaaaatatgattattaccaATTGGACCATAATTAGATTGTTACTAATtcaaaacttattataaaatgtttaggTAAAGACATAAATGATTACATTTAATACGCATTAATAGCTTGAGTTGTTGAATATTTATCGACTTTAACATCACAGTACCTTATATAAGTAATCTCGAAGTACAACAGACAAAAGATAATGTGAGTATAAAGAACATCAGAACCGCTAAGAGCttgtacaataataataaaccgTTAACATCAATCtcatactaaaaataattaggaTAGATACTAAATGAttctaatatcatttaaaaaaaaagtataattcaaGTTTACTCAATTTCATTGAAAGAAATATATGCAAATCAAGTTCATatcaagtaaaagaaattaaaaagaaaatgtgctTAATAAAATGACTTACTCTGTGATAGATTGATAATCTCTTCCTCAGATACAAAATCTTTGATAAACTTATTTCCAGTTTTCTGCTCCCACAGTGATATCAAATCATTTTGAGATACAATGTTCTTAGAGGGTCGATAAATAACAACACGATTACATGTTCTTGGATCATTTGCTACTTTAATGGAGTACATGGCAATATCTTCTTCATAGTTTAGCACAGCTGAAATTTTTACATTAGATTTTCTTCATTATCACAAGGCAATGagtagagaaaataaaatgaaaattgtcaaataaaataagtaaataaataaataaataaaatgtgtaCCTTTGGCATGACCATTTCCATAAACAATAGTATGACTGTTTTTTTCATGAGGACGAATCAAATAGTTAACAAAATATGCACCAAAGCAATTTGCAGAGATATAAGTATAAGGGATCTTAGATGCTTCAATTTcccttctaatttttcttttcttatcaagAAAAGCTTGAAATGGAGGAAGAGGGTTTACTCTATCTTCTTCCACCCCAAAATCCGATGGAAGAAATCTCTGCAACaccaattaatataaaaaaataaaataaaattcatcaatcatataaatatctctatatttttttatacaatgtGATAATGTTAgcttaatatataattatctaataaattagaaaatgttgATAGTATACCTTTATATTACCAGCAACTTTGATAGCTTCTATTATTTTGAGTTGCTCCATCACTTGAGGGTACGGAAGTGCACATATTACAATGTCTACTTTTtcaatcactttcaaaatttgatcATGCTCAAGATCTCCCTGTTCATGCAACCATActcattagaaaaataaaataaaataaaatttgtataacttttagtaaaagtaacataatttgtaaaattaaactttCACCTAAAAGtttaatacataattatattttcaatgatAACCAAGCATGATAAGAAATTGAATTTACTATATcccattaacaaaaaaaaacaaagatattcacgatttagtaaagaaaaattagacaaattaacttatataattagtttaaactttaaacataacttaatcaatttataagacgaaatttgcattcaaaaataatattttccaaataactcttcaataacttattaaaaattgattttaaacctaattcaaccaTATACAAtctgaattataaaataagatttaaaaattaactttaaatctaaATCAACTTTACAAATCCGAatcataaaataagatttacagactacaaatttattatatttttaacatacaaaatctttagttattttaattttgtacaaAAACAGATTATAGATCTTGtatcaattaaaagtaaaatcaaaataatgcCTAAAACATAAACCTACTTAATGATAGAGGAACTGATTCTCTATAATGGGTGACTAATTACGAAAAGCTAGAACGAGAATAAAAAACCTCACAAAATCTCatgtaaagtaaaagaaagaagagaatatatatatactaactTGGACAATGGTAACTCCAATGTGGTTGAACTCCTTGCAAAGTTGTATCTTTGAAGAAGAAGTTTGTGAATTAAGAGAACGAGTATATACAAAAGTTGGATGCCCTAAAGAAACACTTGCCTTCACCAAATACTTCCCAATATAACCAGTTCCTCCAAATACAACAATCTTACTCTTCATTTCCTCCATTCTTAACAAATCTTGCAAATGCTTACAATGTCAAATCCTTCACCACACACCCTCTTTTATATCTTCTTTCCAACTTCAAAACCTGCCAAACTACATGTATTTTTTCTGCTGTAAAGCTTCCaactttctatttatatttggacaaatttgaatttttgaacatgGTTTTTGGAACATGGTATTCATATATCTACTTATCAATCAAACattattaagaaaaagtaaaaacaaagtGGTCCAAGATGCATACAATGAATGATACCTTTTAATGTGAACCATAGATTCCTTATCAGCATCATTCCAAATGAACTTACTTACTAAATAAGTGGACTAtcttttttcagaaaaaataaaaataaaaatttcagtgAGTTGAGTTTAGGAAATTTACccaagattattaaaatatgttttctgaGGTTCAAAGGtatttatataatgttataaaataataataattacaaaaagaaaaagaaagcaagtagtttttattttttcattaacattcatgaatgtacaattttttttattgaagttcataagttatcaaaatttcaactttGAATTTTCTGTAAAGCTTCCaactttcaaatatatatttggaCAAATTTGAATTccaaaaaagttattaaaattttaattacaaggGGACATAAATTAAACTTTGAATTTGTACCTTCTGGACTTTGTGGGCACCCATTGGATTTGGAAGGATTCACAAGTGgtgaataaaatgttttttttttaaatatacgattagaatttaactttttattattttggataaatgaaaatatttattaactagttaagattttttttaaaaaaataaatcttgattctttttgtgagattaatttttctttttttctttttttaagtttcttcttTAAAAGAAAGTGGCTGTGTTGAAATTTGATGATAGGATGGTTGAAAAGGTTTTGGTGGCTACCAAACATGGTTTGTAAAAAGGTTACTTTTAGACAGCCGTCTTAGCTGGATTGAGCTTTATTTGAACTAAAGAGgaaataagaagaaaacaaaatagtgacattgtttaatttgaaaaaaaaaaaaaagcgtaAAATAGGTTTTGTTTGAAttagaaaggaaataaaaatagataaatatagtAAGTGATGTTgtttaatttgaagaaaacaaagtgTAAAATGagtgaaaattttataataggTGTTGgttatgtaataaaataaagttttaattttaatacatatttagaaaaattgGAAACCgattttaaactataaataaatcttaataaataaagtttctatattttaaaatttaaatagattgaaatgaattatttataaatataaaatataaattttacattaatcaattttattttttatcagtttaatattttattttacttatactaaataatatattttattaaaatattag
This DNA window, taken from Vigna radiata var. radiata cultivar VC1973A chromosome 5, Vradiata_ver6, whole genome shotgun sequence, encodes the following:
- the LOC106760720 gene encoding eugenol synthase 1-like — its product is MEEMKSKIVVFGGTGYIGKYLVKASVSLGHPTFVYTRSLNSQTSSSKIQLCKEFNHIGVTIVQGDLEHDQILKVIEKVDIVICALPYPQVMEQLKIIEAIKVAGNIKRFLPSDFGVEEDRVNPLPPFQAFLDKKRKIRREIEASKIPYTYISANCFGAYFVNYLIRPHEKNSHTIVYGNGHAKAVLNYEEDIAMYSIKVANDPRTCNRVVIYRPSKNIVSQNDLISLWEQKTGNKFIKDFVSEEEIINLSQTLPSPENIPVSILHSVFVRGYLMNFKLGKDDLEASELYPDYNYTSIDQLLDIFLLHPLPPASAAFE